A part of Babylonia areolata isolate BAREFJ2019XMU chromosome 6, ASM4173473v1, whole genome shotgun sequence genomic DNA contains:
- the LOC143283181 gene encoding uncharacterized protein LOC143283181, which produces MTAMVPSPSCQCSVRSSSRRVSVVLNRSPFRSGGVIVVLDRSLSCSGGVSVELDRSPFRSGGVIVLLDRSPPRFGGVSVVLDRSPPRSGDVSVVLDRSPPRSGNVSVVLDRSPPRSGGVSVVLDRSPPHSVSVVLDRSPPHSVSVELDRSPPRSGGVSVVLDRSPPRSGGVSVVLDRSPPRSGGVIVVLDRSPPHSVSVELDRSPSRSGGVIVVLDRSPPHSGGVSVLLDRSPPRSVSVVLYRSPPRSVSVELDRSPPRSGGVSVVLDRSPPRSGGVSVLLDRSPPRSGGVSVVLDRSPPRSGGVSVLLDRSPPRRVSVVLDPLPVVSV; this is translated from the exons ATGACTGCCATG gtcccctccccgtcgtgtcagtgtagtgttagatccTCTTCCCGtcgtgtcagtgtagtgttaaaTAGGTCCCCTttccgttctggtggtgtcattgttgtgttagataggtccctttcctgttctggtggtgtcagtgtagagTTAGATAGGTCCCCTttccgttctggtggtgtcattgtactgttagataggtcccctccccgttttggtggtgtcagtgtagtgttagataggtcccctccccgttctggtgatgtcagtgtagtgttagataggtcccctccccgttctggtaatgtcagtgtagtgttagatag atcccctccccgttctggtggtgtcagtgtagtgttagataggtcccctccccattctgtcagtgtagtgttagataggtcccctccCCATTCTGTCAGTGTAGAGTTAGATAGATCCCCtccccgttctggtggtgtcagtgtagtgttagataggtcccctccccgttctggtggtgtcagtgtagtgttagataggtcccctccccgttctggtggtgtcattgtagtgttagataggtcccctccCCATTCTGTCAGTGTAGAGTTAGATAGGTCCCCTTCCCGTTCTGGTGGTGTTATTGTAGTGTTAGATAGATCCCCTCCccattctggtggtgtcagtgtactgttagataggtcccctccccgttctgtcagtgtggtgttataTAGGTCCCCTCCCCGTTCTGTCAGTGTAGAGTTAGATAGATCCCCtccccgttctggtggtgtcagtgtagtgttagataggtcccctccccgttctggtggtgttagtgtactgttagataggtcccctccccgttctggtggtgtcagtgtagtgttagataggtcccctccccgttctggtggtgttagtgtactgttagataggtcccctccccgtcgtgtcagtgtagtgttagatccTCTTCCCGtcgtgtcagtgtag